From the Phoenix dactylifera cultivar Barhee BC4 chromosome 10, palm_55x_up_171113_PBpolish2nd_filt_p, whole genome shotgun sequence genome, one window contains:
- the LOC103718314 gene encoding transport inhibitor response 1-like protein Os04g0395600, protein MTYFPEEVVEHIFDFLESHRHRNTVSTVCKAWYRVERLSRRSVFVGNCYAVRPERVVVRFPGVRSLSVKGKPHFADFNLVPHDWGGFALPWIEAFARGCPGLEELRLKRMVVSDESLELLARSFPNFKVLVLVSCEGFSTDGLAAIATHCRVLRELDLQENEVEDRGPQWLSCFPDSCTSLVSLNFACLKGDVNAGALERLVARCPNIRTLRLNRAVSVDSLSKILARAPHLVDLGTGSFTMDHRAEAYHRLMNNFTKCKSLKSLSGFWDASPRCLPAVYPICRNLTGLNLSYAPAIQGADLIKLIRLCLKLQRLWVLDCIGDKGLAVVASTCKELQELRVFPSDVCGAGTAVVTEEGLVAISSGCPKLNSLLYFCHQMTNAALITIAKNCPHFTRFRLCILDPGKPDPVTNQPLDEGFGAIVQSCKDLRRLSLSGLLTDQVFLYIGMYAECLEMLSIAFAGDSDKGMMYVLNGCKNMRKLEIRDSPFGDAALLEDVGKYETMRSLWMSSCDITLRGCKTLAAKMPRLNVEVINERDESDEMEENPSDLHRVEKMYVYRTVAGPRNDAPDFVWTL, encoded by the exons ATGACTTACTTCCCCGAGGAGGTGGTGGAGCACATCTTCGACTTCCTGGAATCGCACCGTCACCGGAACACGGTGTCCACGGTATGCAAGGCATGGTATCGGGTGGAGAGGCTGAGCCGGCGGAGCGTCTTCGTCGGGAACTGCTACGCCGTCCGTCCGGAGCGGGTGGTTGTGAGGTTCCCCGGCGTGAGGTCGCTCAGCGTCAAAGGGAAGCCCCACTTCGCGGATTTCAACTTGGTTCCCCATGACTGGGGTGGCTTCGCCCTCCCCTGGATCGAAGCCTTCGCCCGGGGTTGCCCCGGCCTCGAGGAGCTCCGGCTGAAGAGGATGGTCGTCTCCGACGAGAGCCTCGAGCTCCTCGCCCGCTCCTTCCCCAACTTCAAGGTCCTGGTTCTCGTCAGCTGCGAGGGTTTCAGCACCGACGGGCTTGCTGCGATCGCCACCCATTGCAG GGTCCTTAGGGAGCTAGATTTACAGGAAAATGAGGTGGAAGATCGTGGGCCTCAATGGCTCAGCTGCTTCCCTGATTCCTGTACTTCGCTTGTGTCCCTGAATTTCGCCTGTTTGAAGGGAGACGTAAATGCCGGTGCATTGGAGAGGCTCGTTGCAAGGTGTCCAAACATCAGGACCTTGCGACTCAATCGTGCTGTGTCTGTTGATTCACTGTCCAAGATCCTTGCTCGGGCACCCCACTTGGTCGACCTGGGCACTGGTTCATTCACCATGGATCACCGTGCTGAAGCTTACCACAGGCTGATGAATAACTTCACTAAATGCAAGTCGCTGAAAAGCTTGTCTGGGTTTTGGGATGCTTCACCCCGCTGCCTTCCAGCCGTGTATCCCATTTGCAGAAACCTGACTGGTCTAAACTTGAGCTATGCCCCAGCAATTCAAGGTGCTGACCTCATCAAGCTGATTCGTCTGTGTTTGAAACTTCAACGGCTTTGG GTACTGGATTGCATTGGAGACAAAGGATTAGCAGTTGTGGCCAGCACATGTAAAGAGCTGCAGGAGTTGAGGGTGTTCCCATCTGATGTCTGTGGTGCGGGAACTGCTGTTGTGACAGAGGAAGGGCTGGTGGCCATATCCTCAGGATGCCCGAAGCTGAACTCCTTGCTGTACTTCTGCCATCAAATGACGAATGCTGCACTCATCACCATTGCGAAGAATTGCCCACATTTCACACGCTTCAGATTATGTATCCTTGATCCAGGGAAGCCCGACCCAGTGACTAATCAGCCATTGGATGAAGGTTTTGGGGCAATCGTGCAGTCATGTAAAGATCTAAGGCGGTTGTCATTATCCGGCCTTCTCACAGACCAGGTCTTCTTGTACATTGGCATGTATGCGGAATGCCTAGAGATGCTCTCAATTGCATTTGCTGGTGACAGTGATAAGGGAATGATGTATGTGCTCAACGGATGCAAAAATATGAGGAAATTGGAAATAAGGGATAGCCCATTTGGGGATGCCGCGCTTTTGGAGGATGTGGGGAAGTATGAAACAATGCGATCCCTTTGGATGTCATCCTGTGATATTACCCTAAGGGGTTGCAAGACACTTGCGGCAAAGATGCCAAGGCTCAATGTGGAGGTCATAAATGAAAGGGATGAAAGCGATGAGATGGAGGAAAATCCTAGTGACCTTCACAGAGTGGAGAAGATGTACGTTTATCGGACTGTGGCTGGACCAAGGAATGATGCTCCAGATTTTGTCTGGACGTTATAG
- the LOC103696392 gene encoding protein TIFY 9-like, whose amino-acid sequence MSRATVELDFFGLEKEDAARFRPVKPRSSIRGIQSAISGINPQLLRSVLASGGGSVMFQPPAPAAPESRRLFLSPPPSPPLPLLIPASSKTTNESPSVTAPLTIFYNGTVNVFHVAQDRAESVINLAEDVNRVNIREFGLLEKLNGDLPMARKKSLQRFMEKRKERLTALGPYEGKTEKTTAMDVVTASNF is encoded by the exons ATGTCGAGAGCCACCGTGGAGTTGGATTTCTTCGGCCTTGAGAAGGAGGACGCGGCCAGGTTCCGGCCAGTGAAGCCACGAAGCTCCATTCGAG GTATCCAGAGTGCGATATCCGGCATAAATCCACAGCTTTTGAGGAGCGTGCTCGCCTCTGGTGGAGGAAGCGTGATGTTCCAGCCGCCGGCCCCAGCGGCGCCGGAGTCTCGCCGCCTGTTCCTTTCcccgccgccgtcgccgccgctCCCGCTCCTGATCCCGGCCTCCTCCAA GACTACTAATGAGAGCCCTTCCGTAACGGCTCCGTTGACGATCTTCTACAACGGGACGGTCAACGTCTTCCACGTCGCCCAAGATAGG GCGGAGAGTGTAATAAACTTGGCGGAGGACGTCAACCGCGTCAATATTCGGGAGTTTGGGTTACTCGAAAAACTTAACGGAG ATTTGCCGATGGCCCGGAAGAAATCTTTGCAGAGATTTATGGAGAAACGCAAGGAAAG ATTGACTGCGTTGGGACCATACGAGGGGAAGACAGAGAAGACCACGGCCATGGATGTGGTCACCGCGTCCAACTTTTGA